The Molothrus ater isolate BHLD 08-10-18 breed brown headed cowbird chromosome 9, BPBGC_Mater_1.1, whole genome shotgun sequence genome includes a region encoding these proteins:
- the TMEM61 gene encoding transmembrane protein 61 isoform X2 — protein sequence MLQMSCEESRQAFGHSRAPKASQALSCLASLLSPANRCSPRMAAASFRYGLTITGAVLLVTGTLCFAWWSDGEVGSASGARLLPPRDAEAVPSSSSSSALLRSVSFFCCGIGGILLIFGLLWSVKANARVVSRRYQYHFPRDLQYFTAEPAEKWNCSSWDSSAIPTYEEALTCRPAQAAPAFVQPPGRKEELTPPLYRYLEEDEGWQGGRRRSSSDSALFRPSPSWLDPAQPQEPQATPPPSYENVMENIIVRGL from the exons ATGTTGCAGATGAGCTGTGAAGAAAGCAGACAGGCttttgggcacagcagggcaccaAAGGCATCCCAG GCTCTCTCATGCCTTGcctcactgctgtcccctgctAATCGCTGCTCCCCAAGGATGGCAGCCGCCTCGTTCCGCTACGGCCTGACCATCACGGGGGCCGTGCTGCTGGTCACGGGCACGCTCTGCTTCGCCTGGTGGAGCGACGGCGAGGTGGGCTCGGCCAGCGGGGCTCGGCTGCTGCCCCCCCGGGATGCCGAGGCcgtgcccagctcctcctcctccagcgcCCTGCTGCGCTCCGTCAGCTTCTTCTGCTGCGGCATCGGCGGCATCCTGCTCATCTTCGGCCTCCTGTGGTCCGTCAAGGCCAACGCCAGGGTGGTGTCCCGGCGCTACCAGTACCATTTCCCCCGGGACCTGCAGTACTTCACGGCGGAGCCCGCGGAGAAGTGGAACTGCAG CTCCTGGGACTCCAGCGCCATCCCCACCTATGAAGAAGCCCTGACCTGCAGACCAGCCCAAGCTGCCCCGGCCTTTGTGCAGCCGCcggggaggaaggaggagctCACGCCGCCCCTGTACCGCTACCTGGAGGAGGACGAGGGCTGGCAGGGCGGCCGGCGGCGCAGCTCCTCGGACAGCGCCCTGTTccgccccagcccctcctggctggacccggcacagccccaggagccgCAGGCGACGCCTCCTCCCAGCTACGAGAACGTCATGGAGAACATCATCGTGCGGGGGCTCTGA
- the TMEM61 gene encoding transmembrane protein 61 isoform X1: MSAPEFLEALPRHRCYFALNGEQALTGLQPRTEGRTALSCLASLLSPANRCSPRMAAASFRYGLTITGAVLLVTGTLCFAWWSDGEVGSASGARLLPPRDAEAVPSSSSSSALLRSVSFFCCGIGGILLIFGLLWSVKANARVVSRRYQYHFPRDLQYFTAEPAEKWNCSSWDSSAIPTYEEALTCRPAQAAPAFVQPPGRKEELTPPLYRYLEEDEGWQGGRRRSSSDSALFRPSPSWLDPAQPQEPQATPPPSYENVMENIIVRGL; encoded by the exons ATGAGCGCACCCGAGTTCTTGGAAGCTCTTCCAAGGCATCGCTGCTACTTTGCTTTGAATGGGGAGCAAGCCCTCACTG GTCTCCAGCCCCGCACGGAAGGACGGACT GCTCTCTCATGCCTTGcctcactgctgtcccctgctAATCGCTGCTCCCCAAGGATGGCAGCCGCCTCGTTCCGCTACGGCCTGACCATCACGGGGGCCGTGCTGCTGGTCACGGGCACGCTCTGCTTCGCCTGGTGGAGCGACGGCGAGGTGGGCTCGGCCAGCGGGGCTCGGCTGCTGCCCCCCCGGGATGCCGAGGCcgtgcccagctcctcctcctccagcgcCCTGCTGCGCTCCGTCAGCTTCTTCTGCTGCGGCATCGGCGGCATCCTGCTCATCTTCGGCCTCCTGTGGTCCGTCAAGGCCAACGCCAGGGTGGTGTCCCGGCGCTACCAGTACCATTTCCCCCGGGACCTGCAGTACTTCACGGCGGAGCCCGCGGAGAAGTGGAACTGCAG CTCCTGGGACTCCAGCGCCATCCCCACCTATGAAGAAGCCCTGACCTGCAGACCAGCCCAAGCTGCCCCGGCCTTTGTGCAGCCGCcggggaggaaggaggagctCACGCCGCCCCTGTACCGCTACCTGGAGGAGGACGAGGGCTGGCAGGGCGGCCGGCGGCGCAGCTCCTCGGACAGCGCCCTGTTccgccccagcccctcctggctggacccggcacagccccaggagccgCAGGCGACGCCTCCTCCCAGCTACGAGAACGTCATGGAGAACATCATCGTGCGGGGGCTCTGA
- the TMEM61 gene encoding transmembrane protein 61 isoform X3 → MGSKPSLALSCLASLLSPANRCSPRMAAASFRYGLTITGAVLLVTGTLCFAWWSDGEVGSASGARLLPPRDAEAVPSSSSSSALLRSVSFFCCGIGGILLIFGLLWSVKANARVVSRRYQYHFPRDLQYFTAEPAEKWNCSSWDSSAIPTYEEALTCRPAQAAPAFVQPPGRKEELTPPLYRYLEEDEGWQGGRRRSSSDSALFRPSPSWLDPAQPQEPQATPPPSYENVMENIIVRGL, encoded by the exons ATGGGGAGCAAGCCCTCACTG GCTCTCTCATGCCTTGcctcactgctgtcccctgctAATCGCTGCTCCCCAAGGATGGCAGCCGCCTCGTTCCGCTACGGCCTGACCATCACGGGGGCCGTGCTGCTGGTCACGGGCACGCTCTGCTTCGCCTGGTGGAGCGACGGCGAGGTGGGCTCGGCCAGCGGGGCTCGGCTGCTGCCCCCCCGGGATGCCGAGGCcgtgcccagctcctcctcctccagcgcCCTGCTGCGCTCCGTCAGCTTCTTCTGCTGCGGCATCGGCGGCATCCTGCTCATCTTCGGCCTCCTGTGGTCCGTCAAGGCCAACGCCAGGGTGGTGTCCCGGCGCTACCAGTACCATTTCCCCCGGGACCTGCAGTACTTCACGGCGGAGCCCGCGGAGAAGTGGAACTGCAG CTCCTGGGACTCCAGCGCCATCCCCACCTATGAAGAAGCCCTGACCTGCAGACCAGCCCAAGCTGCCCCGGCCTTTGTGCAGCCGCcggggaggaaggaggagctCACGCCGCCCCTGTACCGCTACCTGGAGGAGGACGAGGGCTGGCAGGGCGGCCGGCGGCGCAGCTCCTCGGACAGCGCCCTGTTccgccccagcccctcctggctggacccggcacagccccaggagccgCAGGCGACGCCTCCTCCCAGCTACGAGAACGTCATGGAGAACATCATCGTGCGGGGGCTCTGA
- the TMEM61 gene encoding transmembrane protein 61 isoform X4, whose protein sequence is MAAASFRYGLTITGAVLLVTGTLCFAWWSDGEVGSASGARLLPPRDAEAVPSSSSSSALLRSVSFFCCGIGGILLIFGLLWSVKANARVVSRRYQYHFPRDLQYFTAEPAEKWNCSSWDSSAIPTYEEALTCRPAQAAPAFVQPPGRKEELTPPLYRYLEEDEGWQGGRRRSSSDSALFRPSPSWLDPAQPQEPQATPPPSYENVMENIIVRGL, encoded by the exons ATGGCAGCCGCCTCGTTCCGCTACGGCCTGACCATCACGGGGGCCGTGCTGCTGGTCACGGGCACGCTCTGCTTCGCCTGGTGGAGCGACGGCGAGGTGGGCTCGGCCAGCGGGGCTCGGCTGCTGCCCCCCCGGGATGCCGAGGCcgtgcccagctcctcctcctccagcgcCCTGCTGCGCTCCGTCAGCTTCTTCTGCTGCGGCATCGGCGGCATCCTGCTCATCTTCGGCCTCCTGTGGTCCGTCAAGGCCAACGCCAGGGTGGTGTCCCGGCGCTACCAGTACCATTTCCCCCGGGACCTGCAGTACTTCACGGCGGAGCCCGCGGAGAAGTGGAACTGCAG CTCCTGGGACTCCAGCGCCATCCCCACCTATGAAGAAGCCCTGACCTGCAGACCAGCCCAAGCTGCCCCGGCCTTTGTGCAGCCGCcggggaggaaggaggagctCACGCCGCCCCTGTACCGCTACCTGGAGGAGGACGAGGGCTGGCAGGGCGGCCGGCGGCGCAGCTCCTCGGACAGCGCCCTGTTccgccccagcccctcctggctggacccggcacagccccaggagccgCAGGCGACGCCTCCTCCCAGCTACGAGAACGTCATGGAGAACATCATCGTGCGGGGGCTCTGA
- the BSND gene encoding barttin produces MAEEKSFRYGFIILGFFLVMLGMFIMSMEKPQYYITFCVLGVLLVAVGITWSMCQCYPKITFVPADLEAERFLDHKPTVLPHKDTGLVSPCPKPEASSTYEKSLPSYEQVQRQEVSSVCPAPARAQPPRPRSCSQPSLQARAEIHRELHGAAEPLQELPSRRETAAGSCPRRPGDAPLASLLEEMDTPSLEGSVPGSPTPQSRSLPCSNHASLPERGEQPRAPRKGPGREDDLYYGLQEEPDALLKESDGLSEPEN; encoded by the exons atggcagaggagaaGAGCTTCCGCTACGGCTTCATCATCCTGGGCTTCTTCCTGGTGATGCTGGGCATGTTCATCATGAGCATGGAAAAGCCCCAGTACTACATCACCTTCTGTGTCCTGGGTGTGCTGCTGGTGGCCGTGGGCATCACATGGAGCATGTGCCAGTGCTACCCAAAG ATAACGTTTGTGCCTGCGGACCTCGAGGCCGAGCGGTTCCTGGACCACAAACCCACGGTGCTGCCACACAAGGACACAGG CTTGGTTTCCCCCTGCCCCAAGCCAGAGGCCAGCAGCACCTACGAGAAGAGCCTGCCATCCTACGAGCAGGTCCAGAGGCAGGAGGTGAGCTcggtgtgcccagccccagcccgggcacagcccccccggccccggagCTGCTCGCAGCCATCCCTGCAGGCCAGGGCAGAGATCCACCGGGAGCTGCACGGCgctgcagagcccctgcaggagctgccgTCCCGCCgggaaacagcagcaggcagc TGTCCCCGCAGGCCGGGGGACGCTCCGCTGGCATccctgctggaggagatggaCACGCCGTCGCTGGAGGGCTCCGTGCCCGGCAGCCCCACGCCGCAGAGCCggagcctgccctgctccaacCATGCCAGCCTCCCGGAGCGGGGAGAgcagccccgagccccccggAAGGGCCCCGGGAGGGAGGACGATCTCTACTACGGGCTCCAGGAGGAGCCGGATGCTCTGCTCAAGGAGAGCGATGGCCTGTCTGAGCCTGAGAACTGA